The following are encoded together in the Daucus carota subsp. sativus chromosome 5, DH1 v3.0, whole genome shotgun sequence genome:
- the LOC135152939 gene encoding serine/threonine-protein kinase PBL13-like isoform X2: protein MMHQKLRNGAKTVMVVLDGFKVSKGKSGGYAPLLWALHDAGLVEKDEVLVLVVFNLGEPASSPDTGGNCCLLRDHKSGKPPAVDHLKLQTEINTKTQTLIDIFKPFHEECKTNGVKFMLKIAVDHQPKSIIINEADCARAKWIVMDRCFADENGFQLNEINCITLMSLVLVSDTEEPVLHNCLPPKPELTGEPHIYHTLPQLIFDQPFKLSSDQASTSTQGENLTRAAAESCPRRGLDGATSREIIEANDALGYSLELSSWELIADVTSDFKDITNKDQNENFQMFRGHIPIHRSEVLVKTFSSKLSSILEAEKLVAVSMHHKNIFGLIGYHQTANAISLAFPFTTKGTLERFLYGSGGKPWQLTFHDKLNIAIGISQGLNYMHEECPQGPVAHGDLKMSNIYLRYDLQPQITGFGHARWLPQEHSSSPFYHRHQLDPEMLKIIKTDILSFGILILRLFCKKSIPRDNNVLIKWAQPLLSSHAYYEMLDEEEYPDMFGMLRVMYVATQCIKARHTSRPSASKVVSYLKGETSFTAEASPMLSDGSSSSKDFRSMSPNTQ, encoded by the exons ATGATGCACCAGAAGTTGAGAAATGGTGCCAAAACAGTAATGGTGGTTCTAGATGGTTTTAAAGTGTCGAAAGGGAAGAGTGGAGGATATGCACCTCTGTTATGGGCGTTGCATGATGCAGGTTTAGTAGAAAAAGATGAAGTTCTCGTTCTCGTGGTTTTTAATTTAGGAGAACCAGCTTCATCTCCAGATACTGGTGGTAATTGTTGTCTTTTAAGGGATCATAAAAGTGGCAAGCCACCGGCTGTTGATCACCTCAAGTTGCAAACAGAAATCAATACAAAAACGCAGACGCTTATTGATATTTTTAAGCCGTTTCATGAGGAATGCAAAACTAATGGT GTAAAATTTATGTTGAAGATTGCTGTTGATCACCAACCAAAGTCTATAATTATCAACGAGGCAGACTGTGCTCGAGCTAAATGGATAGTCATGGACCG GTGTTTTGCAGATGAAAACGGCTTCCAGCTGAATGAAATCAATTGTATCACATTGATGTCTTTAGTGTTGGTAAGTGATACTGAAGAACCTGTGTTACACAATTGTTTGCCTCCAAAGCCTGAATTGACTGGAGAACCACATATTTATCATACATTGCCCCAACTTATTTTTGACCAACCTTTCAAATTATCATCTGATCAAGCAAGTACAAGCACACAAGGTGAAAATCTGACACGGGCAGCTGCTGAAAGCTGTCCGCGTAGAGGACTTGATGGGGCCACCTCCAGAGAAATTATTGAGGCTAATGATGCACTGGGATATTCATTAGAATTAAGTTCTTGGGAATTGATTGCGGATGTTACAAGTGACTTTAAGGATATTACTAATAAAGATCAGAATGAAAATTTCCAGATGTTCAGAGGTCATATACCCATTCATAGATCTGAAGTTTTAGTGAAAACATTTAGCAGTAAGTTAAGTAGCATCCTTGAAGCTGAAAAACTGGTGGCGGTGTCTATgcatcataaaaatattttcgGGTTGATTGGGTACCACCAGACAGCAAATGCCATATCTCTGGCTTTCCCCTTTACTACCAAAGGGACTCTGGAAAGATTCCTGTATG GGTCAGGAGGGAAACCATGGCAGTTGACATTTCATGATAAACTGAATATAGCTATCGGCATTAGTCAAGGCCTTAATTACATGCATGAAGAGTGTCCTCAAGGTCCGGTAGCTCATGGTGACCTGAAGATGTCAAATATATATCTGAGATATGATTTACAGCCACAG ATCACTGGTTTTGGCCACGCGAGATGGCTGCCACAAGAGCACTCATCATCACCATTTTACCACAG GCATCAATTAGATCCGGAAATGCTGAAAATAATCAAGACAGACATTCTTTCCTTTGGAATCTTAATCTTGAGGCTGTTCTGCAAAAAATCAATCCCACGAGATAACAATGTCTTGATCAAATGG GCTCAGCCGTTACTGTCGAGTCATGCATACTATGAGATGTTGGATGAAGAAGAGTATCCAGACATGTTTGGTATGCTGAGGGTAATGTACGTCGCGACACAATGCATCAAGGCCAGGCACACATCCAGACCCTCCGCGAGCAAG GTAGTGTCTTATCTAAAAGGGGAGACTTCTTTTACTGCTGAAGCATCACCTATGTTGTCTGATGGTAGCAGTTCCAGTAAAGATTTCAGAAGCATGAGCCCGAATACCCAGTAA
- the LOC135152939 gene encoding putative serine/threonine-protein kinase receptor isoform X1, translated as MMHQKLRNGAKTVMVVLDGFKVSKGKSGGYAPLLWALHDAGLVEKDEVLVLVVFNLGEPASSPDTGGNCCLLRDHKSGKPPAVDHLKLQTEINTKTQTLIDIFKPFHEECKTNGVKFMLKIAVDHQPKSIIINEADCARAKWIVMDRCFADENGFQLNEINCITLMSLVLVSDTEEPVLHNCLPPKPELTGEPHIYHTLPQLIFDQPFKLSSDQASTSTQGENLTRAAAESCPRRGLDGATSREIIEANDALGYSLELSSWELIADVTSDFKDITNKDQNENFQMFRGHIPIHRSEVLVKTFSSKLSSILEAEKLVAVSMHHKNIFGLIGYHQTANAISLAFPFTTKGTLERFLYGSGGKPWQLTFHDKLNIAIGISQGLNYMHEECPQGPVAHGDLKMSNIYLRYDLQPQITGFGHARWLPQEHSSSPFYHSCLHRHQLDPEMLKIIKTDILSFGILILRLFCKKSIPRDNNVLIKWAQPLLSSHAYYEMLDEEEYPDMFGMLRVMYVATQCIKARHTSRPSASKVVSYLKGETSFTAEASPMLSDGSSSSKDFRSMSPNTQ; from the exons ATGATGCACCAGAAGTTGAGAAATGGTGCCAAAACAGTAATGGTGGTTCTAGATGGTTTTAAAGTGTCGAAAGGGAAGAGTGGAGGATATGCACCTCTGTTATGGGCGTTGCATGATGCAGGTTTAGTAGAAAAAGATGAAGTTCTCGTTCTCGTGGTTTTTAATTTAGGAGAACCAGCTTCATCTCCAGATACTGGTGGTAATTGTTGTCTTTTAAGGGATCATAAAAGTGGCAAGCCACCGGCTGTTGATCACCTCAAGTTGCAAACAGAAATCAATACAAAAACGCAGACGCTTATTGATATTTTTAAGCCGTTTCATGAGGAATGCAAAACTAATGGT GTAAAATTTATGTTGAAGATTGCTGTTGATCACCAACCAAAGTCTATAATTATCAACGAGGCAGACTGTGCTCGAGCTAAATGGATAGTCATGGACCG GTGTTTTGCAGATGAAAACGGCTTCCAGCTGAATGAAATCAATTGTATCACATTGATGTCTTTAGTGTTGGTAAGTGATACTGAAGAACCTGTGTTACACAATTGTTTGCCTCCAAAGCCTGAATTGACTGGAGAACCACATATTTATCATACATTGCCCCAACTTATTTTTGACCAACCTTTCAAATTATCATCTGATCAAGCAAGTACAAGCACACAAGGTGAAAATCTGACACGGGCAGCTGCTGAAAGCTGTCCGCGTAGAGGACTTGATGGGGCCACCTCCAGAGAAATTATTGAGGCTAATGATGCACTGGGATATTCATTAGAATTAAGTTCTTGGGAATTGATTGCGGATGTTACAAGTGACTTTAAGGATATTACTAATAAAGATCAGAATGAAAATTTCCAGATGTTCAGAGGTCATATACCCATTCATAGATCTGAAGTTTTAGTGAAAACATTTAGCAGTAAGTTAAGTAGCATCCTTGAAGCTGAAAAACTGGTGGCGGTGTCTATgcatcataaaaatattttcgGGTTGATTGGGTACCACCAGACAGCAAATGCCATATCTCTGGCTTTCCCCTTTACTACCAAAGGGACTCTGGAAAGATTCCTGTATG GGTCAGGAGGGAAACCATGGCAGTTGACATTTCATGATAAACTGAATATAGCTATCGGCATTAGTCAAGGCCTTAATTACATGCATGAAGAGTGTCCTCAAGGTCCGGTAGCTCATGGTGACCTGAAGATGTCAAATATATATCTGAGATATGATTTACAGCCACAG ATCACTGGTTTTGGCCACGCGAGATGGCTGCCACAAGAGCACTCATCATCACCATTTTACCACAG CTGCTTGCACAGGCATCAATTAGATCCGGAAATGCTGAAAATAATCAAGACAGACATTCTTTCCTTTGGAATCTTAATCTTGAGGCTGTTCTGCAAAAAATCAATCCCACGAGATAACAATGTCTTGATCAAATGG GCTCAGCCGTTACTGTCGAGTCATGCATACTATGAGATGTTGGATGAAGAAGAGTATCCAGACATGTTTGGTATGCTGAGGGTAATGTACGTCGCGACACAATGCATCAAGGCCAGGCACACATCCAGACCCTCCGCGAGCAAG GTAGTGTCTTATCTAAAAGGGGAGACTTCTTTTACTGCTGAAGCATCACCTATGTTGTCTGATGGTAGCAGTTCCAGTAAAGATTTCAGAAGCATGAGCCCGAATACCCAGTAA
- the LOC108222542 gene encoding exopolygalacturonase-like produces the protein MARTREFKLTTTLLIALAISSIVVEAKPFHHFKDHLPVKLGLAGAPVAPGGEAVFVITNYGAKPDGKSDSSMSFQKAWKDACNSNGPARVVVPAGTFKTGEIIFTGPCTAAPITFEVQGTMLGSEDVSMYSQNQWITIEHVNNVIVTGPGTLDGLGASTWKLKDDSFGGGVRLPDSLVFFASNNSVAQNFASVNSKGFHIKVLQSVNVTVQNVTITAPGDSPNTDGVHVSRSENVNVLDSTIGTGDDCVSIGAGNTNVTVARIVCGPGHGLSVGSLGKWQDETDLRGVTVTNCTLTNTTNGARIKSYRQSPSLSASGIIFDDLVMNGVHNPIIIDQNYDSMNLQQGSNVKLSDIHFRNIRGTSLTNVAVTLNCSSTFPCEGVELVDIDLSYAGAPSQDSLPVQSACQNVKPTVSGIMNPPACPAR, from the exons ATGGCTCGAACCAGGGAATTTAAGCTCACAACTACATTGTTGATAGCTCTAGCTATCTCTTCAATTGTAGTTGAAGCTAAACCATTCCATCATTTTAAAGATCACCTGCCGGTAAAATTAGGCCTTGCTGGTGCGCCTGTTGCACCAGGAGGCGAAGCTGTTTTTGTTATCACCAACTACGGGGCAAAACCTGATGGAAAATCCGATAGCTCAATG TCGTTTCAAAAAGCATGGAAGGATGCATGCAACTCAAACGGACCAGCAAGAGTTGTTGTCCCGGCGGGAACTTTTAAGACAGGGGAAATTATATTCACAGGACCATGCACAGCAGCGCCAATAACCTTCGAGGTTCAAGGAACCATGTTAGGGAGTGAAGATGTGAGCATGTACTCTCAAAATCAGTGGATCACCATTGAGCACGTGAACAATGTCATCGTTACTGGCCCCGGGACTCTTGACGGACTAGGTGCATCGACATGGAAACTCAAGGATGATAGCTTTGGTGGTGGTGTCCGGCTTCCTGat TCGCTTGTGTTTTTCGCTTCAAACAACTCAGTGGCGCAGAACTTCGCCTCAGTAAACAGCAAAGGCTTCCACATCAAGGTGCTTCAAAGTGTCAACGTTACGGTTCAAAATGTGACGATCACCGCACCAGGAGATAGCCCAAACACCGATGGCGTCCATGTAAGTCGTTCAGAAAATGTAAATGTTCTGGATTCGACAATTGGAACCGGCGATGATTGTGTTTCTATTGGTGCCGGGAACACCAACGTTACCGTCGCAAGAATTGTATGCGGCCCCGGACATGGACTTAG TGTTGGAAGCCTCGGCAAATGGCAAGATGAGACCGATTTGAGAGGAGTTACTGTCACTAATTGTACACTGACAAATACAACAAACGGAGCCAGGATCAAGAGCTATCGCCAGTCACCTTCGCTAAGCGCCTCTGGCATTATTTTTGATGATTTAGTGATGAACGGTGTTCACAACCCCATCATTATAGACCAAAACTATGACTCAATGAACCTGCAACAGGGATCAAATGTCAAGCTTTCCGACATTCACTTCAGGAACATTAGGGGTACTTCTCTGACAAACGTCGCAGTCACTCTCAACTGCAGTAGTACATTCCCGTGTGAAGGTGTCGAGTTGGTGGACATTGATCTCTCATATGCAGGGGCTCCTAGTCAAGACAGCTTGCCTGTTCAATCCGCTTGTCAAAACGTCAAGCCAACTGTCAGCGGCATAATGAACCCCCCTGCTTGTCCAGCACGATAA
- the LOC108220354 gene encoding endoglucanase 17-like, with protein sequence MAFSSLLLVALFSILLTNAAAHPRHQAPKHFASHNYKDALTKSILYFEGQRSGKLPSNQRVTWRKDSGLSDGSAMHVDLVGGYYDAGDNVKFGFPMAFTTTMLSWSVIEFGGLMKSELQNAREAIKWSTDYLLKATAQPDTIYVQVGDANKDHACWERPEDMDTPRTVVKIDKNNPGTEVAAETAAALAAASLVFRRTDRTYSKFLATRAIRVFEFANKYRGAYSNTLKKFVCPFYCDFSGYQDELLWGAAWLHKATKNPMYLNYIQQNGLTLGADEGDNTFGWDNKHVGARILLSKAFLVQKVQSLHDYKGQSDNFICSLIPQSQYTPGGLLFKMDDSNMQYVTSTSFLLVTYAKYLTTSQKVVNCGGSIVTPRKLRALAKKQVDYLLGDNPLKMSYMVGYGPRYPQRIHHRGSSLPSIASHPSKIQCTAGFSVMKSQSPNPNIHIGAVVGGPDGKDRFPDQRSDYFQSEPATYINAPLVGSLAYLAHSFGQL encoded by the exons ATGGctttctcttctcttcttcttGTTGCCCTGTTTTCCATTCTTCTCACCAATGCTGCTGCCCACCCTAGGCACCAAGCCCCTAAGCACTTTGCTTCACATAATTACAAAGATGCCCTCACAAAATCTATTCTTTACTTTGAAGGACAAAGGTCTGGAAAGCTTCCTTCCAACCAAAGAGTTACATGGAGGAAAGACTCTGGCCTCTCTGATGGCTCAGCTATGCAT GTTGATTTAGTAGGAGGATACTATGATGCAGGGGATAATGTGAAGTTTGGTTTTCCAATGGCCTTTACTACAACTATGTTGTCATGGAGTGTGATTGAGTTTGGTGGGCTAATGAAAAGTGAACTACAAAATGCTAGAGAAGCCATTAAGTGGTCTACTGATTACCTTCTCAAAGCCACTGCCCAGCCAGATACCATTTATGTTCAG GTGGGTGATGCAAACAAAGACCATGCTTGTTGGGAAAGACCAGAAGACATGGACACTCCAAGAACAGTGGTCAAGATTGACAAAAATAACCCTGGTACTGAAGTAGCTGCTGAAACTGCTGCAGCTCTTGCTGCTGCTTCTTTGGTCTTTAGGAGAACTGACAGAACTTACTCTAAGTTTCTTGCAACAAGGGCTATCAGG GTTTTTGAATTTGCTAACAAATACAGAGGTGCCTACAGCAATACACTCAAAAAATTTGTCTGCCCCTTTTACTGTGATTTCTCTGGATATCAG GATGAGCTTTTGTGGGGTGCTGCTTGGTTGCACAAAGCCACGAAAAACCCAATGTACCTGAACTATATTCAACAAAATGGACTGACTTTAGGAGCTGATGAAGGTGACAATACATTTGGGTGGGATAACAAGCATGTTGGAGCTAGAATTCTTCTCTCCAag GCATTTCTTGTCCAGAAAGTTCAGTCACTCCATGATTACAAGGGTCAATCAGATAATTTCATATGTTCCCTGATTCCTCAGTCCCAGTATACTCCAG GTGGCCTTCTATTTAAAATGGATGATAGTAACATGCAGTATGTTACTTCAACATCTTTCCTCCTTGTAACCTATGCCAAGTACTTGACCACTTCTCAGAAGGTAGTTAACTGTGGTGGATCCATTGTCACACCCAGGAAGCTTCGAGCCCTTGCTAAAAAACAG GTGGACTATCTGCTAGGTGACAATCCATTGAAGATGTCTTATATGGTAGGCTATGGTCCACGATACCCTCAAAGAATTCACCACAGGGGATCATCTCTACCGTCCATTGCCTCACACCCATCAAAGATCCAGTGCACAGCAGGCTTCAGTGTGATGAAATCCCAGTCACCAAATCCAAACATCCATATTGGTGCAGTGGTAGGTGGGCCAGATGGGAAAGACAGGTTCCCAGACCAACGGTCGGATTACTTCCAGTCTGAACCAGCAACATATATCAATGCACCCCTGGTTGGCTCATTGGCTTATCTGGCTCACTCTTTTGGTCAACTTTAG